TTAACTCTCCCAATGACGCCATTTTTTCGGCGTGTATAAGCTGATCTTGTGTGCTCTTAAGTTCATTTAAAGCTTGTTGAAGCTCATTTTTCTGTTGCAATAACTCATTCGTTCTTTGCGCAACTTTGGCTTCGAGATCTACCTTCAATTTGGTGATCATGCGTGTGCGTTCCTCTTCGATCTCCCGTCTATATCGCTCGTTTTCCAAGGCCTTATGTTGCTTACGGTTGATGAACCACATGGCTATGAACCATATAACGCCAAAAAGAATTGCACTTTCAAAAGCATCGTCATTAGCTGCGTAAAATGTAGGTGTAACCCATTTGACGATATCGGCAATGAAGGATGCGGCCGCAACTGGAATAATGGAAAACATCATCGGCCGACCAATTTGTAACTTGGGGATGAGATACACTGCTAGCAGTAAGCCTAGAAGGAAGCAATGTGTTAGTAAGCCAACGAAGATAGACTTGAAAATAACGGAAAAGCCGATGAATGCTATTGAGAAGAAGATACCAGCTTTGAAATAGCTCACCCATTGATCATCAGGACCAGATAATATTGTTCTTTTCTGCAAATGCCTTATCAGTATTAGTGCAAATATGGATGCTAACATATTTTTAGAGGTTTAGGTAAACCGAGTTTCGTATTTTGATTAAATTCACTGGCCTATTCCCGTCAAAGCTATCATTTTTGGCGCAATATAAAAAATCTAGTGATGAGTTGTTCGTGTGCAAAAAAAGATAATTTGGTATTAGATTTGCTATATTTTCTACAAAAAAAGAATTATATGATGAAGAAATTATTAACGCTTTCGCTGGTATCCCTATTATGTTGGAGTTGTAATAATAGCGGGACAAGTAATTCGACTGAAACGAATACGGGTATTGCTGATACAACAACTGATGAATATATCCCTATTGACGCTACTTCTGACGCGGCGGATATGCATAATGCCCAAAATTCGCTGGACGTGGTTGGTGTTTATAAGGGAGTTCTGCCTTGCGCTGACTGTGAGGGGATCGAAACGGAAGTTGAATTGAAAGATGATGATACCTACGTTAAAAAGACAAAATATTTAGGTAAAGGTGATGGAGATGTACAAGAAGAAAAAGGCAGTTTCTCTTGGGAGGATGGAAGTAATATTGTTTTAAATGGAGCGTCGGATGGTCCGAATAAATATTTTGTAGGTGAAAACACGTTAACTACGTTAGATTTGGATGGAGAAAAAGTGACCGGAGAACTGGCGGAAAATTATGTGCTTAAGAAATAATATCCAAAATATTTGTAGCAAAGGAAAGGCCCTTGGACATATTCCAAGGGCCTTTCCTTTGCTATTGTATCACTTAACGTTTTTCGAGTATTTCGTTCAAAGTAATACTTGGACGCATGGCCTTATTTGCCAAGGAATCATCAGGAAAATAGTAGCCTCCTATATCCACTTTGGAGCCCTGGGCAGCGTTTAACTCATCAATGATTTTTTGCTCATTTGTGGCTAATTGCTGCGCAATAGACGCGAATTGCGTTTTAAGATCAGTATCCTTGTCTTGGGCAGCTAAACGCTCCGCCCAGTACAGGGCCAGATAAAAATGACTTCCACGGTTATCCAATTCGTTTACTTTTCGGGATGGAGATTTTTGATTTTCGAGCAATTGACCTGTTGCTTGATCTAAGGTTTCTGCTAGAACCAAAGCTTTTGGATTGTCGTAATTAGTACCTAAATGCTCTAAAGAAACGGCTAAGGCTAAAAACTCTCCCAAAGAATCCCAACGTAGATGGCCTTCTTCTACAAACTGTTCCACATGTTTGGGAGCAGAGCCACCGGCACCCGTTTCGAATAACCCTCCTCCGTTCATGAGTGGTACAATAGATAACATTTTTGCGCTTGTACCTAGCTCGAGGATCGGAAATAAGTCGGTTAAATAATCACGTAAAACATTTCCTGTTACCGAAATAGTATCTTCGCCTTCTTTAATACGTTTAAGTGTTAGCTTAGTAGCTTCTACTGGTGATAATATTTGAATATCTAATCCTTCGGTATCATGTTCAGGAAGATAAGCTTTCACTTTCTTGATCAATTCTGCATCATGTGGACGATCTTGGTCGAGCCAAAAGATGGCAGGCGTTTCCGATGCACGGGCACGAGTTACCGCAAGCTTTACCCAGTCGCGTACTGGAGCGTCTTTCACCTGACACATTCTCCAGATATCGCCTGCTTCTACGTCATGCGTAAACAATACTTTTCCAGTAGCATCGCTCACCTCTACGGTTCCTTCCGCTGTGATTTCAAAGGTTTTATCGTGTGAGCCGTATTCTTCCGCTTTTTGGGCCATCAAACCCACGTTAGGGACTGTTCCCATGGTTGAAGGATCGAAAGCGCCGTTTTTCTTACAGAATTCAATAGTAGCTTCATATACTCCTGCATAACTGCTGTCTGGTATAACTGCTTTTGTATCCTGAGATTTTCCATCGGCGTTCCACATTTGTCCAGAATTTCTAATCATGGCTGGCATAGAGGCATCTACGATAATATCGCTTGGAACGTGAAGATTGGTAATGCCTCTGTCAGAATTTACCATAGCAATGGAAGGACCATTTTTAAGCGCCTCCTTGATGGTGGCCTCGATGGCGTCTTTTTTATCGGCAGGCAATTTTTCAATTGCACTGAGCACATCTCCGAGGCCACTATTTGGGTTAGCACCAACTGATTTTAAGTCGGCACCATATTTTTCAAATACTTCTTTGAAAAAGGCCTTTACGGCATATCCAAAAATGATCGGATCAGATACCTTCATCATTGTGGCCTTCATATGCAAAGAAAATAATACGCCTTTTGCTTTGGCATCTGCAATTTGTTCATCCAGAAACGTTAGCAAAGCTTTCTTGCTCATTACCGTTGCATCGATAACCTCGCCGGCAAGTAGGTGTGTTTTTTCTTTCAGCACGGTTTTGTTGCCAGCCTTATCGGTAAAAGTGACCTTTACATCAGTTTCCTCGGGAATGGTCACGGATTGTTCATTGTGGCGGAAATCACCGTTTTCCATAGTTGAAACGTGTGATGCCGAATCTGCTGACCAGGCGCCCATACTATGCGGATGTTTTTTAGCGTAGTTTTTTACTGCTTTAGGGGCACGACGATCGGAGTTTCCTTCCCGTAATACTGGATTTACTGCACTTCCTTTTACCTTGTCGTATTTAGTTTTGATTTGCTTCTCCTCGTCATTTTTTGGCTCATCTGGATAATTAGGCAATTTATAACCTTTTGCCTGCAGTTCTTTAATAGCGGCCTTCAGTTGTGGGATAGAAGCACTGATATTTGGAAGTTTAATAATATTAGCCTCTGACTGTTTAGCTAATTCTCCGAGTTCCGTTAAAGCATCTGAAACTTGTTGTGATTCGGTCAGGCTTTCAGGGAAAAGGGCTAAAATCCTACCTGCTAATGAGATATCTTTGGTCTCAACGGCAATATTAGACGATGCAGTGAATGCTTTTACAATAGGTAACAGAGAATAAGTGGCTAACGCTGGCGCTTCATCTGTTTTAGTATAGATGATTTTAGTTGTATTTGACATAATATATTAATTTTTACTCTTTTGAAAATTTTTGAAAAAATAACATCTATACCTTATAACTAAAGGCATGGATTGCAGTGGCACAAACTTATATAAATTGCTTTTATTATGCAATTTAAATGATGTGGATATAAGGTATTGTCTGTTGACTTATTTTTGCGCAACCGATTGATTAAAGCAAGAATTTTTAAACTTGTTTTATTTGCTGTAGTTTGCCTCTCATTAAGGTTTTAACGTTTTATCAAGTATGAAGAATCGGATTTTTATATTATTCATTGTTGCTTTTATGGCAAGTGTTCCTCATTTGGAAGCGCAACAGAAAGAAGTCCCGTCGAATGCGGTTACCGTACCGATAGGAGGGAATACCTGGCAGGTTGGTGATCATACAACAAGTTTGAATAAAAAAGATGTTGTTGGCAAAGAGGGGATAAAGGAATGGAAAGAGGTGGAGCAGCAGTTTAAAACATTTGTGCGGTTTGGAGCTACCGGAACACTTGATGTTTGGCTGAAGGCAACGAGTGAGCGTGCGGGATCACTGGTTGCGATGATAGGAAGTGAAAGAAAACTGGTGGAATTAGCTCATGTGAAAGATGATTATATGTATTTAGGTGAATGGAATATCAATGATACCGGATATGTAGCGATTCATTTACAGGGGAAGGGGCCAATTAATTTGTCAAACCTAGCCGAATTTAAATTAGCGGGAACAGCGGTTACCGATGCCGTCAGGTTTGTCAAAAATGATGAGGGAAACTTCTTTTACTGGGGTAGAAGAGGGCCTTCTACGCATTTAAATTACCAGACACCTGAAGATAAAGACATTCGTTATTATTACAATGAAGTAACCGTGCCGGAAGGGAATGACGTGATAGGGTCATATTATATGGCGAATGGTTTTAGTGGAGGGTACTTTGGGATACAGGTGAACTCACCTGATGAAAGGCGTGTCCTATTTTCGGTATGGAGCCCGTTTGAGACGGATAATCCGGAGGAGATCCCTGAAGACCAACAGATTAAACTGTTAAAGAAAGGTGAGGAAGTATACACCGGAGAATTTGGTAATGAGGGGTCGGGTGGACAGAGTTTTTTGCGTTATAATTGGAAAGCAGGCGAGACCTACGGTTTTTTGCTTAAAGGGGAGCCTGTGGAGAACAATTACACAAATTATACCGCTTGGTTTTTTACGCCAGAGCTAGGGGAGTGGCAATTGATTGCAAGTTTTAGTCGGCCTCAGACGCAGACTTGGTTAAAAGGATTTCATTCTTTTCTGGAGAATTTTTCTCCGAAACAGGGGGTATATGAAAGAAGGGTTTATTTTGGTAACCAGTGGGTGGTTGATAAGGAGGGGAATTGGTATGAGGTAATGAAAGCCCGGTTTTCTGCGGATAATACGGCTCGTGCCGGCTTCCGCTTGGACTATAGTGGAGGCAGTGAAAAGAACCGCTTTTACTTGCATAACTTCGGTTTTTTTAGTGACTATACACCTATTGGACAAAGTTTTGATCGGTCTTCTACCGTTGATAAACAACCGGTTGTTGACTTTGATAAACTACCCTAACTGGCAGGTGTTAAACAAATTTCATCTAAGAAAAAATAAAAAAAGGCATTAACGAGATCATTAATGCCAGAACCATCAGGTCTTGATGGCTATGCAGGTAGTACAAAAGCTATTTACCTTTTTACGGGAAAAAAGTAAATAGCTTTTGTACTAATATCCGGGATTCTGATCGAGCTGCTGGTTCAAAATGATTTGGTTCCCTGGTATAGGATAGAGAAAGAAATTTGGATCAGCAATGGACATCATGTCTGTTAATGCTAATTCTGTTCGACAGAAGTCGAACCAAGATTCACCTTCAAACATCATTTCCAGTTCCTTTTCTTTTTGCACGGCTACGATAAAGTCATCTAAACTTCCATAGGAAGAAGCGGGAGGTGTTTCGATGCCGGCACGGTCGCGTACTTCCTTTAACGAATTATAAGCAGCGTCACTGACAGTACCGTCGATACGGGCTTGTGCTTCGGCATGTATCAGGTACAGTTCGGCTAGACGTATAACCGGAAGGTTCTGCGTTGCCGGTTCTCCTTGAGGGTATTTTCCGATATAATAGCGATTTCTGGTGCCGGAATAAACGGTAAAATCCCGTCTCTGATCATCATCTTCATACATATCATAAATCGAAACGCTTTTTGCGTAAAACAGGTTGCTGGCATTATCGTTGGACTGTAAGGCAAGAGGGTTGGTTACCTGTTCGTCAAACTGTAGTTCAAAGATAGATTCTTCGGTGTTTTCATTTGCCCATATCGTGCTGAATGTACCTTGTAGAGAGAAAACTCCAGAAGCAATTACTTCCTGTGCTGTACTGGCCGCCTGTGCGTAGTCTCCTGTGATATTCGCATGATAGAGTTGTACTTTGGCTAACAAAGCCTTTGCTGCCAGTCCTGTGGCCCGTCCTTTGGTAGTGGCATTATCGCCATAGGAGTCTGGTATACCGGAAGCCTCTTCCAGGTCAGTTACGATTTGTGCGTAAACTTCGGGTATAGGTGTTCGGGGTATTAGTAGTTCGCTATCTTCTTCTGTTGGTGTTAAGGGAAAGGGGATGGCACCAAAAGCACGTACCATGAAGAAGTAATTAAGTGCCCGAACAAATTTTGCTTCTCCAATAAATTGCTGCCTTTTTTCATCGGAAATGGCATTTTCTTCCATTTCGGGTACGCTTGCAATAATATTGTTTGCTGCGTTAATCGTTGTATAGACCTGCTGCCAAATATTTTGAATCCAAGGGTTATCCACGCGTACGGCATTTTGGTCGAAATTTACGTATTCGGGAAATGAGCTGGCGTGACTAACATGTCTGGCGGAGAATTCGGGTACGATAATCACCGATTGTCCAAAGGAAAATGAATTCTGCATGCTGCGGTACATGCCGGTGACTGCCGCCTCAGCACTGTTCTCAGAAGTAAAATATTCGTCAGGATTCACTTGGACAATTGGTTCTCGGTCTAAGAAATCGTTGCAAGCGGATAAACTTAGTGCAAGCGTGCTTAGTATGGCTATTTTTCTGATCTGCTTTTTCATTGGAATAAGTTATTTTTAAAAGGCAATGAAGCTTGCATGAGCGGTATATTTACATGTTTTTTTGAGCTGTAGCTCATGCAGGTTTCATCTTTTATTATCATCAGG
This Olivibacter sp. SDN3 DNA region includes the following protein-coding sequences:
- a CDS encoding copper resistance protein NlpE, whose amino-acid sequence is MMKKLLTLSLVSLLCWSCNNSGTSNSTETNTGIADTTTDEYIPIDATSDAADMHNAQNSLDVVGVYKGVLPCADCEGIETEVELKDDDTYVKKTKYLGKGDGDVQEEKGSFSWEDGSNIVLNGASDGPNKYFVGENTLTTLDLDGEKVTGELAENYVLKK
- a CDS encoding NADP-dependent isocitrate dehydrogenase; amino-acid sequence: MSNTTKIIYTKTDEAPALATYSLLPIVKAFTASSNIAVETKDISLAGRILALFPESLTESQQVSDALTELGELAKQSEANIIKLPNISASIPQLKAAIKELQAKGYKLPNYPDEPKNDEEKQIKTKYDKVKGSAVNPVLREGNSDRRAPKAVKNYAKKHPHSMGAWSADSASHVSTMENGDFRHNEQSVTIPEETDVKVTFTDKAGNKTVLKEKTHLLAGEVIDATVMSKKALLTFLDEQIADAKAKGVLFSLHMKATMMKVSDPIIFGYAVKAFFKEVFEKYGADLKSVGANPNSGLGDVLSAIEKLPADKKDAIEATIKEALKNGPSIAMVNSDRGITNLHVPSDIIVDASMPAMIRNSGQMWNADGKSQDTKAVIPDSSYAGVYEATIEFCKKNGAFDPSTMGTVPNVGLMAQKAEEYGSHDKTFEITAEGTVEVSDATGKVLFTHDVEAGDIWRMCQVKDAPVRDWVKLAVTRARASETPAIFWLDQDRPHDAELIKKVKAYLPEHDTEGLDIQILSPVEATKLTLKRIKEGEDTISVTGNVLRDYLTDLFPILELGTSAKMLSIVPLMNGGGLFETGAGGSAPKHVEQFVEEGHLRWDSLGEFLALAVSLEHLGTNYDNPKALVLAETLDQATGQLLENQKSPSRKVNELDNRGSHFYLALYWAERLAAQDKDTDLKTQFASIAQQLATNEQKIIDELNAAQGSKVDIGGYYFPDDSLANKAMRPSITLNEILEKR
- a CDS encoding DUF3472 domain-containing protein, whose protein sequence is MKNRIFILFIVAFMASVPHLEAQQKEVPSNAVTVPIGGNTWQVGDHTTSLNKKDVVGKEGIKEWKEVEQQFKTFVRFGATGTLDVWLKATSERAGSLVAMIGSERKLVELAHVKDDYMYLGEWNINDTGYVAIHLQGKGPINLSNLAEFKLAGTAVTDAVRFVKNDEGNFFYWGRRGPSTHLNYQTPEDKDIRYYYNEVTVPEGNDVIGSYYMANGFSGGYFGIQVNSPDERRVLFSVWSPFETDNPEEIPEDQQIKLLKKGEEVYTGEFGNEGSGGQSFLRYNWKAGETYGFLLKGEPVENNYTNYTAWFFTPELGEWQLIASFSRPQTQTWLKGFHSFLENFSPKQGVYERRVYFGNQWVVDKEGNWYEVMKARFSADNTARAGFRLDYSGGSEKNRFYLHNFGFFSDYTPIGQSFDRSSTVDKQPVVDFDKLP
- a CDS encoding RagB/SusD family nutrient uptake outer membrane protein, producing MKKQIRKIAILSTLALSLSACNDFLDREPIVQVNPDEYFTSENSAEAAVTGMYRSMQNSFSFGQSVIIVPEFSARHVSHASSFPEYVNFDQNAVRVDNPWIQNIWQQVYTTINAANNIIASVPEMEENAISDEKRQQFIGEAKFVRALNYFFMVRAFGAIPFPLTPTEEDSELLIPRTPIPEVYAQIVTDLEEASGIPDSYGDNATTKGRATGLAAKALLAKVQLYHANITGDYAQAASTAQEVIASGVFSLQGTFSTIWANENTEESIFELQFDEQVTNPLALQSNDNASNLFYAKSVSIYDMYEDDDQRRDFTVYSGTRNRYYIGKYPQGEPATQNLPVIRLAELYLIHAEAQARIDGTVSDAAYNSLKEVRDRAGIETPPASSYGSLDDFIVAVQKEKELEMMFEGESWFDFCRTELALTDMMSIADPNFFLYPIPGNQIILNQQLDQNPGY